From a region of the Sphaerodactylus townsendi isolate TG3544 linkage group LG09, MPM_Stown_v2.3, whole genome shotgun sequence genome:
- the SOX17 gene encoding transcription factor SOX-17 — protein sequence MSSPDAGYASCEDQAPGPCSLPPLMMQCQWAESLSPLADGKGKAEAAVDAAQQGTAGRAKGEARIRRPMNAFMVWAKDERKRLAQQNPDLHNAELSKMLGQSWRALSLAEKRPFVDEAERLRLQHMRDHPNYKYRPRRRKQVKRLKRGDGGSNEGGSGFLAPPPHHPQLGLPGEAGGACDVLGLPYPEQPAFPAGGFHYRDCAPLPLPAFGAHFGGGGYNLPTPEPESQGGPCAEPAFFPPSEEGGCLLGPYGYPTPPGAEYPCNVAPSSSNAGLFRSRFPAPLAAFPSASPAQDPAQAPCRRAEAAVGLEPLQAPDVELLADVDRAEFEQYLPFGCRSAELGLNYAGPEASEPGSAATAYYCAAAGGGGAYPEL from the exons ATGAGCAGCCCGGATGCGGGGTACGCCAGCTGCGAGGACCAGGCCCCGGGACCGTGCTCGCTCCCTCCGCTCATGATGCAGTGCCAGTGGGCAGAGTCGCTGAGCCCCCTGGCCGACGGCAAGGGCAAAGCCGAGGCCGCCGTCGATGCGGCGCAGCAGGGCACGGCGGGCCGGGCCAAAGGCGAAGCCCGCATCCGCCGCCCGATGAATGCCTTCATGGTGTGGGCCAAGGACGAGCGCAAGCGGCTGGCGCAGCAGAACCCGGATCTGCACAACGCCGAACTGAGCAAGATGCTGG GGCAGTCGTGGCGGGCGCTGTCGCTGGCCGAGAAGCGGCCCTTCGTGGACGAGGCGGAGCGGCTGCGCCTGCAGCACATGCGCGACCACCCCAACTACAAATACCGGCCGCGGCGCAGGAAGCAGGTCAAGCGCCTCAAGCGCGGCGACGGCGGCTCCAACGAGGGGGGGAGCGGCTTCCTGGCGCCGCCGCCCCACCACCCCCAGCTGGGCCTGCCCGGCGAGGCCGGAGGCGCCTGCGACGTCCTGGGTCTGCCTTACCCCGAGCAGCCCGCCTTCCCCGCAGGCGGCTTCCACTACCGGGACTGCGCGCCTCTGCCGCTGCCCGCCTTCGGGGCGCACTTCGGCGGCGGTGGCTACAACCTGCCCACCCCGGAGCCGGAGTCGCAGGGCGGCCCCTGCGCCGAGCCCGCCTTCTTCCCGCCGTCCGAGGAGGGCGGCTGCCTGCTGGGCCCCTACGGCTACCCCACGCCGCCCGGCGCCGAGTACCCCTGCAACGTCGCCCCCTCCAGCAGCAACGCCGGCCTCTTCCGCAGCCGCTTCCCGGCCCCCCTGGCTGCCTTCCCGTCCGCGTCGCCCGCTCAGGATCCCGCGCAGGCCCCCTGCAGACGCGCCGAGGCCGCCGTCGGGCTGGAGCCCCTGCAGGCGCCCGACGTGGAGCTGCTGGCCGACGTGGATCGCGCCGAGTTCGAGCAGTACCTGCCCTTCGGCTGCCGGTCCGCTGAACTGGGACTCAACTACGCCGGCCCCGAGGCCTCCGAGCCCGGCTCGGCAGCCACCGCCTACTACTGCGCAGCCGCGGGCGGCGGAGGCGCCTACCCGGAGCTGTGA